One genomic segment of Vagococcus intermedius includes these proteins:
- the prmC gene encoding peptide chain release factor N(5)-glutamine methyltransferase codes for MATKTYVEVLKGASSFLENHGKEPYLAEYMLLERLGWTRTELLISLRKSMPQKEQEQLEEDLKLVIANHPPQYIIGSCEFYGARFKVTENTLIPRPETEELVAMCLNENNQQANLKVMDVGTGTGAIALTLKREAKNWEVSASDISREALTVAKENAKLQDQEVLFYEGDLLEPVRGQTFDIIISNPPYISQDEFDVMDVSVREYEPSLALFAENEGLAIYQKLASQVGEVMHQNSRLYLEIGFQQGSAVVAIFKEVFPEKTIRVHKDLFGQDRMVSVH; via the coding sequence ATGGCAACTAAGACCTATGTTGAAGTCCTTAAAGGGGCTTCTTCTTTTTTAGAAAATCATGGAAAAGAGCCTTATTTAGCTGAATATATGTTGTTAGAACGATTAGGTTGGACGAGGACAGAGTTATTGATAAGTCTGAGAAAAAGTATGCCTCAAAAGGAACAAGAACAATTAGAGGAAGATTTGAAATTAGTTATAGCCAATCATCCGCCTCAGTATATTATCGGCTCTTGTGAGTTTTATGGAGCACGTTTTAAAGTGACGGAAAACACTCTCATCCCGAGACCTGAGACAGAAGAACTTGTAGCTATGTGTTTAAATGAAAATAATCAGCAAGCTAATTTAAAGGTGATGGATGTTGGAACGGGCACAGGTGCGATTGCTTTGACTTTAAAGAGAGAAGCTAAAAATTGGGAAGTTTCTGCTAGTGATATTTCAAGAGAAGCGCTAACCGTTGCTAAGGAAAATGCTAAGTTACAAGATCAAGAAGTATTGTTTTACGAAGGGGATTTGTTAGAACCTGTTAGAGGTCAAACATTTGATATTATCATATCTAACCCCCCCTATATTAGTCAGGATGAATTTGATGTGATGGATGTTAGTGTACGTGAGTACGAGCCATCCCTGGCTTTGTTTGCTGAGAATGAGGGACTTGCCATTTACCAAAAATTAGCCTCACAAGTTGGTGAGGTTATGCATCAGAATAGTCGTCTTTATTTAGAGATAGGTTTCCAACAAGGGAGTGCAGTTGTGGCTATTTTTAAAGAAGTTTTTCCAGAAAAAACGATTAGGGTTCATAAAGATTTATTTGGCCAAGACCGGATGGTATCAGTACATTAG